In Aegilops tauschii subsp. strangulata cultivar AL8/78 chromosome 3, Aet v6.0, whole genome shotgun sequence, one genomic interval encodes:
- the LOC109774727 gene encoding uncharacterized protein isoform X1 yields MLGVSTGQLLVILGACSVMMKPSDMIKMARVAGRMTGRAVGRLMLYRRQMDDIFEQTAAKKINTELQDAMSKLQSIGYEVQNLSRITPGQFIKRQHNTEGMTEAGTYDGSATQSGEFRDDIRSIIRDEIESFCRKNPDQFTRRLNNPDGIHNSEKPAEATKFDVTNKFAMTSKDMESANASSTNLHSQAMMYARLSVSPGIKMSSSMSVSYGEQFKESNGLLNVLPISAESAGLLPKHTGEPKGSDILLEAVVEAEVAENAKFFVSQPHDPSLPKE; encoded by the exons ATGCTGGGCGTCTCCACCGGCCAGCTTTTGGTCATCCTCGGGGCCTGCTCCGTGATGATGA AGCCCAGTGACATGATCAAGATGGCAAGGGTGGCAGGGAGGATGACCGGGAGAGCGGTCGGTCGCCTCATGCTCTACCGCCGGCAGATGGACGACATCTTCGAGCAGACTGCAGCGAAGAAG ATTAATACGGAGCTTCAAGATGCCATGTCAAAGTTACAATCAATTGGTTATGAAGTTCAGAACTTATCTAGAATAACTCCTGGCCAGTTTATCAAAAGGCAGCACAACACCG AGGGCATGACTGAAGCAGGAACATATGATGGTTCTGCAACTCAG TCTGGAGAATTTCGTGATGATATTCGCAGTATAATTCGTGATGAAATTGAGAGCTTTTGTAGAAAAAATCCTGATCAATTTACCAGGAGATTAAATAATCCTGACGGAATTCATAACTCTG AAAAACCAGCTGAAGCTACAAAATTTGATGTAACTAATAAATTTGCAATGACATCTAAG GACATGGAATCAGCGAATGCAAGCTCTACAAATCTGCACAGCCAAGCAATGATGTATGCCAGGCTAAGTGTATCCCCAGGAATTAAGATGAGTTCTTCCATGAGTGTGAGTTACGGAGAACAATTCAAGGAGAGCAATGGACTGCTAAATGTACTCCCAATATCAGCTGAAAGTGCTGGATTGCTTCCAAAACACACAG GTGAGCCAAAAGGTTCAGATATACTCCTGGAGGCTGTGGTTGAAGCAGAGGTTGCGGAGAACGCTAAATTTTTCGTCTCACAGCCTCATGATCCGTCATTGCCCAAGGAGTAA
- the LOC109774727 gene encoding uncharacterized protein isoform X2: MLGVSTGQLLVILGACSVMMKPSDMIKMARVAGRMTGRAVGRLMLYRRQMDDIFEQTAAKKINTELQDAMSKLQSIGYEVQNLSRITPGQFIKRQHNTEGMTEAGTYDGSATQSGEFRDDIRSIIRDEIESFCRKNPDQFTRRLNNPDGIHNSEKPAEATKFDVTNKFAMTSKDMESANASSTNLHSQAMMYARLSVSPGIKMSSSMSVSYGEQFKESNGLLNVLPISAESAGLLPKHTGEPKGSDILLEAVVEAEGTQPLAKLAGPRVPFRLGLHGRRLGLGLKERRRRRGDDTVPDSREGEGLLQAVPARPAAEKAPVPAGKKPKAEKRLPAGKTAAGKEGGDKKGKKKAKKSVETYKIYIFKVLKQVHPDIGISSKAMSIMNSFINDIFEKLAGEAAKLARYNKKPTITSREIQTSVRLVLPGELAKHAVSEGTKAVTKFTSS; this comes from the exons ATGCTGGGCGTCTCCACCGGCCAGCTTTTGGTCATCCTCGGGGCCTGCTCCGTGATGATGA AGCCCAGTGACATGATCAAGATGGCAAGGGTGGCAGGGAGGATGACCGGGAGAGCGGTCGGTCGCCTCATGCTCTACCGCCGGCAGATGGACGACATCTTCGAGCAGACTGCAGCGAAGAAG ATTAATACGGAGCTTCAAGATGCCATGTCAAAGTTACAATCAATTGGTTATGAAGTTCAGAACTTATCTAGAATAACTCCTGGCCAGTTTATCAAAAGGCAGCACAACACCG AGGGCATGACTGAAGCAGGAACATATGATGGTTCTGCAACTCAG TCTGGAGAATTTCGTGATGATATTCGCAGTATAATTCGTGATGAAATTGAGAGCTTTTGTAGAAAAAATCCTGATCAATTTACCAGGAGATTAAATAATCCTGACGGAATTCATAACTCTG AAAAACCAGCTGAAGCTACAAAATTTGATGTAACTAATAAATTTGCAATGACATCTAAG GACATGGAATCAGCGAATGCAAGCTCTACAAATCTGCACAGCCAAGCAATGATGTATGCCAGGCTAAGTGTATCCCCAGGAATTAAGATGAGTTCTTCCATGAGTGTGAGTTACGGAGAACAATTCAAGGAGAGCAATGGACTGCTAAATGTACTCCCAATATCAGCTGAAAGTGCTGGATTGCTTCCAAAACACACAG GTGAGCCAAAAGGTTCAGATATACTCCTGGAGGCTGTGGTTGAAGCAGAG GGCACTCAACCACTCGCGAAGCTGGCCGGTCCACGTGTACCTTTTCGGCTCGGGCTCCATGGGAGGCGGCTAGGCCTTGGGCTCAAggagcgacgacgacgacgcggcgATGACACAGTCCCCGACAGCAGAGAGGGCGAAGGCCTCCTCCAGGCCGTCCCAGCGCGG CCGGCGGCGGAGAAGGCCCCGGTCCCggccgggaagaagcccaaggccGAGAAGCGGCTGCCGGCGGGGAAGACCGCCGCCGGCAAGGAGGGCGGCGacaagaagggcaagaagaaggccaagaagagcGTGGAGACGTACAAGATCTACATCTTCAAGGTGCTGAAGCAGGTGCACCCCGACATCGGCATCTCCTCCAAGGCCATGTCCATCATGAACTCCTTCATCAACGACATCTTCGAGAAGCTCGCCGGCGAGGCCGCCAAGCTGGCGCGCTACAACAAGAAGCCCACCATCACGTCCCGGGAGATCCAGACCTCCGTCCGCCTCGTCCTGCCCGGCGAGCTCGCCAAGCACGCCGTGTCAGAGGGCACCAAGGCCGTCACCAAGTTCACCTCCTCCTAG